DNA from Rubripirellula lacrimiformis:
TCTCGCTGGCGTACTTGGCGGCCGGTGACATGCCGTACCGCTGAGGGCTGTAGACTTCATCGGCGCGGACGTCGTAGCCGAGCGATCGGGCGCGGAAGTAAAGGTGGTACGCGATCCGCATGAACCGCGATTCATGCGTAGTCCAGGGTGGCGTCGTCCCATCGCCCTCCTCTTCGCGAGAAACGGCTTCGGCGACGCGGATCGCTTCGGCGCGGATGTACTGCTGGTTGTACCCTCGGGGCGGAAACAACGACGGCCGTTCGAGGATGTGGGCCAGTTCATGCAGCGTGGTTCCGAGCATCTTGTTGTACGTTTGCTCGGGGAAGTCTCGCTCGATGTTCAAATTGCCCAGCACAATCACTGGCCCACGAATGCCTTCCCAATCGGAAAAACAGTGATGCAGGTGCATGTCGAGGCTCGGCGACGTGTATCCGTAGCAAATCGTGTGTCGACCGAGCATCGGTGGCAGGTTGGTTTGCGGCACGACCCAGAGCGGCGAACCCGATAGCTCGGCGGGCGCGTAGCAGAGTTCTTTGGCGTCGGTGACGACGTTTTCAATGTTCATCTATTTTGTCCTCCATGGTGAATGGTTCGCCGGCGCGAACCTTGGCTTCGAGTCGTTTGAGCCATCGCAATTCCCAAAGCGGGACCATGACGACGGATCGTTGGCGGTATCGTTAGATCACCAACGGCCGTTCGGTTTCAGCAACGTGCTGGTAGTAAAAGCCGATCGAATCACGGACATGCGTGATCGGAACGGCGAAGTTTTCGAGGTCGTCTTCGTCCATGAATTGGCCCACCGTTCGGACATGTACAACAATCAAACTGTGATTATGAGTGCCGCTGTTCCCACGGCGCTCTTTGCAAAACGCAAAGTCGAAGGAGGCCCCGCTCGTCCTCGCCGGCCAGTTCGCTCGCCCCAACACGGCCGCACACGCTGGCCGGTGTCGCGTTTGGTTTTGTGATTGGCGTTCTCGGTAGGGCGTTCGTTTCGTTGCCGCGCTCGCCCACTGCGTTTGCGCACACGTGAGACCAAAACCCTGGGGCGTGCCTCGCGCACGCACCCAGGGGGTACTAGGGGGTGTGCGCGCGAGGGCGGGAGTGTTTTCAAGACTTGCTTTTGCCGGCCGATTCAGGCTGTGGCTCGGTCGCAAATTTGTGTTTTTGGTTCGATGCAAATCGCCAGCGGTGGACCAATCCTTCGTCCTCGGCTTGCTCCAATAGCGTTTGAGCTTGCCGGCCCGAAACCTTGCTCTTCTTCGCTGCCGCTTTGATCACGACAGCGGTCTTGGGCTCGGCGTCGATGAATGTTTGAACGAACCGTTCGGCGTCCCAGGGGGCCTCAGTTGGCTTGTCGTCTTTAGGCTTTCGCCGGCGACCATCGTTCTTGAGTTTGCTGGCGTTGAGCGCCGCGTCGGGTGCCCAAATGGGAAAGTTCCAACGCAGGCCAATAGGATCCAGCGGTGGCCAGGAACGCACGCCCGCGTCGAGCACGATCGCGTTGTCCTCTTCGTGCGGACGAAGCACCAGGTGCGTGTCGGTCGCGCGGGCTTGGCTGCCTGCGCCGGCACCGACGTCGGTGATGGATTTGTAGGACTGGTTGCCCTTGCTTGTGTGGTGGACGAGAACGAACGCGGACCCGAGCATTTCAGCGTATCGGTCAATCGTGTTGTAAACGCCAGCCATCGCCGCGTTGTCGTTCTCATCCGCATTGGCCGACAGCATTCGATAGAACGCGGCGATGATGATCATCCGGAATCGTTCTTCGTAAACGTGATTGAAGTATGTTCCAAGCGAAGTGATGTCTTTGAGGTTGCCCCGTAGGTTGGAAACGAAAATGTGGTCCGAGACGTCGGCGTCCGTGATCCCTCGCGCGGCCATGACCTTCGGGATTCGGTGCGCCGACGTCGTCGGATGTAGCTCGTTGTCGATGATCAGCACTTCGCCACGTTCGGTATCGAACCGATCGAGCCACGGCCGGCCGGTCGCGACGGCGAGGGCCATGTCGTTGACCAACCATGATTTGCCAACCTTGGGCGGCGCGATCACGTTCATCGTTTCGCCAGCACGAAGCAGCCCGTGAATGATGGGACGCTTGAGCGACGAGAATTGCTTGAACAATCGCCGCAAGCTCCGCGGCCTTATGTCTGCGTCCCGTGGCAACGAATCGTACGTGATCTGCATCAACTGATGGATTTCATCGAGCTTGTCCTGCGTGTTGGCGTCAATGTCTTCGGCCGGCCGAGGCGGCAACACGATCTGGTCGGGACACAGCAAACCTTTGCGCCAACGTTGAACGCGGGCATTCCACCCGGTCATCGCGATGTTACGAATCGTTCGTGTATCGAAGCCTTCGCGCATGAAGTGACGCCAACCCTCGATCGCAATC
Protein-coding regions in this window:
- a CDS encoding AAA family ATPase codes for the protein MMARRAVKNKAVCGADHGACLFRPDHPIEASKTRGQAQAAWIAIEGWRHFMREGFDTRTIRNIAMTGWNARVQRWRKGLLCPDQIVLPPRPAEDIDANTQDKLDEIHQLMQITYDSLPRDADIRPRSLRRLFKQFSSLKRPIIHGLLRAGETMNVIAPPKVGKSWLVNDMALAVATGRPWLDRFDTERGEVLIIDNELHPTTSAHRIPKVMAARGITDADVSDHIFVSNLRGNLKDITSLGTYFNHVYEERFRMIIIAAFYRMLSANADENDNAAMAGVYNTIDRYAEMLGSAFVLVHHTSKGNQSYKSITDVGAGAGSQARATDTHLVLRPHEEDNAIVLDAGVRSWPPLDPIGLRWNFPIWAPDAALNASKLKNDGRRRKPKDDKPTEAPWDAERFVQTFIDAEPKTAVVIKAAAKKSKVSGRQAQTLLEQAEDEGLVHRWRFASNQKHKFATEPQPESAGKSKS